One genomic segment of Methanothermobacter wolfeii includes these proteins:
- a CDS encoding protein translocase subunit SecF, translating into MDKLFRSYRPLIAIPVAITVIALLIVVFNGLNESVDLRGGSLADLTLEKSISNAELESILKEKLGLDDVKVISAAGNRVTVQFGTGVDVMKVTDALDGVAKINSYRSVGPLLSKQALNQIYWAIGFAFLFMSITVFIIFRDPIPSVAVILAAVSDIIIALGGMSVFGIPLSLASVGAILMLIGYSVDTDILLTTRLLKQRKGEINRRAFGAMKTGLTMSITAIASMTALYLVTLFIIPEARVLSNIAAVLIIGLAGDILTTWLMNLGILKWYLEAKA; encoded by the coding sequence ATGGATAAACTCTTCAGATCATACAGGCCGCTGATAGCAATACCCGTGGCAATCACAGTTATTGCACTGCTCATCGTGGTCTTCAACGGACTCAATGAGAGTGTTGATCTAAGGGGGGGTTCCCTCGCAGATCTGACACTGGAAAAGAGTATAAGTAACGCGGAGCTTGAATCAATCCTTAAGGAAAAACTGGGGCTGGATGATGTTAAAGTTATCTCAGCTGCAGGTAACAGGGTCACCGTCCAGTTCGGGACCGGTGTGGATGTCATGAAGGTTACCGATGCACTGGATGGGGTGGCGAAGATAAACAGTTACAGGTCTGTTGGTCCCCTGCTCAGTAAACAGGCGCTCAACCAGATCTACTGGGCCATAGGCTTCGCATTCCTCTTCATGTCCATAACCGTCTTCATAATCTTCAGGGACCCGATACCCTCGGTGGCCGTTATCCTTGCAGCAGTATCCGACATAATAATAGCCCTCGGTGGGATGTCAGTCTTCGGGATCCCCCTTTCACTGGCATCGGTTGGTGCGATACTTATGCTCATCGGTTACAGTGTGGACACAGACATCCTCCTTACAACAAGGCTTCTTAAACAGCGAAAGGGTGAAATCAACAGGAGGGCATTCGGTGCCATGAAGACCGGCCTTACCATGTCAATAACGGCCATCGCCTCGATGACAGCACTCTACCTTGTCACTTTATTCATCATACCTGAGGCCAGGGTTCTGAGTAACATCGCCGCGGTCCTGATAATAGGCCTTGCAGGGGACATCCTTACAACTTGGCTCATGAACCTTGGAATTCTGAAGTGGTACTTGGAGGCTAAAGCATGA
- a CDS encoding preprotein translocase subunit SecD: protein MNRKVSKFLKDYQVILLILLVAGSITAISTLGIQQGLDLRGGSLIQIQLEKPVDSATMNTVISVLDKRLNIFGVKDVKVRASGDQNVIVEIAGVQPDQVSRIVGTPGKFEAKIGNETVLTGEDIVSVQAPIITDTQWEVPFKLSTSGAQKFAEAARGKAGQPVNMYLDDRLITSPEISAEVATGRPTTDVMITGAENSRAEAEAQAKEIETLLKSGALPVKVRIVGVSSVSAELGDQFVRGALIAGLLAILAIVAILIIHYRTPILVLPIFFTALAEVILTLGVAAVIRWNIDLAAIAGILAVIGTGVDDQIIMTDEVLAGDGRRTRRKFRIKDAFFIIFASAGTLIAAMLPLAYVGFSRGATGIGLLAGFAFTTVIGVLIGVFITRPVYAKFIEIFNVGRR from the coding sequence ATGAACAGGAAGGTTTCAAAATTCCTTAAAGATTACCAGGTTATCCTTTTAATACTCCTTGTTGCAGGGAGCATCACTGCAATATCAACCCTTGGGATCCAGCAGGGACTTGACCTCCGCGGGGGGTCACTGATACAGATACAGCTTGAAAAACCCGTTGACTCTGCAACCATGAACACGGTAATCAGTGTACTTGACAAGAGGCTTAACATATTCGGTGTCAAGGACGTTAAGGTCCGTGCAAGCGGTGATCAGAATGTTATAGTTGAAATCGCCGGTGTTCAGCCAGACCAGGTGTCAAGGATAGTTGGAACTCCAGGTAAATTTGAGGCCAAGATCGGCAATGAAACCGTGCTGACCGGTGAGGATATTGTGAGTGTCCAGGCACCCATAATCACAGATACACAGTGGGAGGTCCCCTTCAAGCTTTCAACATCAGGAGCCCAGAAGTTTGCTGAGGCCGCGAGGGGTAAAGCGGGTCAGCCAGTTAACATGTACCTTGACGACAGGCTTATAACATCACCCGAGATCTCGGCAGAGGTTGCAACAGGAAGGCCCACAACAGACGTCATGATAACCGGGGCTGAGAACAGCAGGGCCGAGGCCGAGGCCCAGGCAAAGGAGATTGAGACCCTGCTGAAATCAGGGGCTCTTCCCGTCAAGGTAAGGATAGTTGGTGTGAGCAGTGTATCAGCAGAGCTCGGAGACCAGTTCGTGAGGGGCGCCCTCATCGCAGGCTTGCTCGCCATCCTCGCAATCGTGGCAATCCTCATAATACATTACAGGACCCCCATCCTTGTTCTGCCAATATTCTTCACGGCACTGGCCGAGGTCATACTGACACTGGGTGTGGCCGCCGTGATAAGGTGGAACATAGACCTTGCAGCCATAGCAGGTATACTTGCAGTTATAGGTACCGGTGTGGATGACCAGATCATAATGACCGATGAGGTCCTTGCAGGTGATGGCAGGAGGACCCGGAGGAAGTTCCGGATAAAGGACGCCTTCTTCATAATATTCGCATCCGCCGGCACCCTTATAGCTGCCATGCTGCCCCTGGCCTACGTCGGGTTCTCAAGGGGTGCCACAGGTATAGGTCTCCTTGCAGGTTTCGCCTTCACCACGGTCATAGGTGTGCTTATAGGCGTATTCATCACAAGGCCGGTTTATGCAAAGTTCATTGAAATCTTCAATGTGGGGAGAAGGTAA
- the pyrI gene encoding aspartate carbamoyltransferase regulatory subunit → MKKPVELRVKPIKNGTVIDHITANRALNVLNILGLPDGRSRVTVAMNMDSSQLGSKDIVKIENRELKPDEVDQIALIAPRATINIIRDYKIVEKAKVRLLSEVRGILRCPNPNCITNSDEGVENRFYVTSREPVTLRCYYCERIIEGDEIESQF, encoded by the coding sequence ATGAAAAAACCAGTTGAACTCCGGGTTAAACCCATAAAAAACGGCACCGTCATTGACCATATAACCGCAAACAGGGCCCTCAACGTCCTTAACATACTGGGTCTTCCCGATGGAAGGAGCAGGGTTACCGTTGCAATGAACATGGACTCATCCCAGCTGGGGTCCAAGGACATAGTAAAGATAGAGAACAGGGAACTGAAACCGGATGAAGTGGATCAGATAGCCCTCATAGCACCCAGGGCAACCATAAACATTATAAGGGACTATAAAATAGTTGAAAAGGCCAAGGTAAGGCTTTTAAGTGAGGTCAGGGGGATACTCAGGTGCCCCAACCCCAACTGTATAACCAACAGTGATGAGGGTGTTGAGAACCGTTTCTATGTCACATCCAGGGAACCCGTGACCCTGCGGTGTTATTACTGTGAACGCATCATCGAGGGTGATGAAATAGAATCACAGTTCTAG
- a CDS encoding pseudomurein-binding repeat-containing protein, with protein MLIAFIFLVSPASAAVFVTDPSHAIITAPAAAHTGSPLVLSSYTPEKSVQKHLKGKDVVVVGDLKIKGTRIPARTSSLAVYWKKSNVVVLGTGNEVSAAYIAIRNDAPLLVTGKTMPSATRTQIKRLKPSRIIVCAPESRVPASSLRGLGVPWQRVWYGSDSATLRALQRDSKTVVTAPGPLLPVAMTLWKNATFRLSDTVTVNGTALWSSSRQTTSVIMNRYASGDPEKIYISSDNLNGVNGKSFMEAIKREIGGSATVILDQKSPAPGEADRAIKNAPPGSLAVYIAAACAGTMHSTISGIKTGYLRSYASDLDGVVYVNYGSLNLASTGYLARAWDDNFSNVYFAGINNPARYLQDAGILLIEPKTVAQDQRPRMIAGKLIDYAYSADGEHLRSLNSSGYVARHEVDPTGLSCDARRIVNGTKPLMKREEWVYLSSQYIAGLPIKRNTTTISDAPGSMESTYTGTLSRSEYRDVARRVYEFARTNRRLPSYVQVGDKRLSRDDYTLIFAEIIQNHTERSKMVFPSSVKMGESLIDRALDFIRDIFT; from the coding sequence ATGCTCATTGCATTCATCTTTCTGGTTTCTCCGGCATCTGCAGCTGTATTCGTAACCGACCCATCCCATGCAATCATAACGGCTCCCGCAGCAGCCCATACAGGCAGCCCCCTTGTTTTAAGCAGTTACACTCCTGAGAAGTCCGTGCAGAAGCACCTGAAGGGGAAGGACGTGGTCGTTGTCGGTGACCTTAAGATTAAAGGCACAAGGATACCTGCAAGGACATCATCCCTTGCAGTTTACTGGAAGAAAAGCAATGTGGTGGTCCTTGGAACCGGGAATGAAGTTTCAGCGGCATACATTGCCATCAGAAATGATGCCCCTCTGCTTGTAACCGGGAAGACCATGCCATCAGCAACCAGGACCCAGATAAAGCGTCTGAAGCCATCCAGGATAATCGTCTGCGCCCCCGAGTCCAGGGTGCCTGCATCATCCCTCAGGGGACTTGGAGTTCCCTGGCAGAGGGTCTGGTATGGCAGCGACTCAGCAACCCTCAGGGCCCTTCAGAGGGACTCTAAAACCGTTGTCACCGCTCCAGGACCCCTCCTCCCGGTTGCAATGACACTCTGGAAGAATGCAACCTTCAGGTTATCGGACACCGTTACCGTAAACGGCACAGCTCTCTGGTCATCCTCAAGGCAGACCACATCCGTTATAATGAACCGTTACGCCTCAGGGGACCCTGAGAAAATCTATATAAGCTCAGACAACCTGAACGGTGTTAATGGAAAATCCTTCATGGAGGCCATCAAGAGGGAGATAGGGGGTTCAGCGACGGTTATCCTTGACCAGAAATCACCGGCACCAGGGGAAGCGGATAGGGCCATAAAGAATGCTCCTCCAGGGTCCCTTGCGGTCTACATAGCCGCAGCATGTGCCGGTACAATGCACAGCACCATATCAGGTATAAAGACCGGTTACCTGAGGTCATATGCCTCAGACCTTGATGGTGTTGTATACGTGAACTATGGAAGCCTTAACCTTGCCTCAACCGGTTACCTTGCCAGGGCCTGGGACGACAACTTCTCAAATGTTTACTTTGCAGGTATCAACAACCCTGCCAGGTACCTCCAGGATGCCGGCATACTGCTGATTGAACCGAAAACCGTTGCCCAGGACCAGAGACCACGTATGATTGCAGGTAAACTCATAGATTACGCCTATTCTGCAGATGGAGAGCATCTGAGGAGCCTTAACTCATCAGGATACGTGGCAAGGCATGAGGTAGACCCCACAGGCCTCTCATGTGACGCAAGGCGCATAGTGAACGGGACTAAACCCCTGATGAAGAGAGAGGAATGGGTTTATCTTTCATCGCAGTACATCGCAGGGCTGCCCATAAAGAGGAACACCACCACAATATCCGACGCCCCGGGAAGCATGGAGAGCACCTATACAGGGACACTGTCAAGGTCAGAGTACCGTGACGTGGCAAGGAGGGTCTATGAGTTTGCAAGGACCAACAGGAGACTTCCATCATACGTCCAGGTGGGGGATAAAAGGCTCAGCAGGGATGACTACACCCTCATCTTCGCGGAGATAATACAGAACCACACAGAAAGGAGCAAAATGGTGTTCCCATCATCCGTGAAGATGGGTGAAAGCCTCATCGACAGGGCCCTTGATTTCATCAGGGACATCTTCACATAA
- a CDS encoding succinylglutamate desuccinylase/aspartoacylase family protein gives MKWKILKPLTLAFALIMLFSNVQLAAALQTEIIYTGTGGDVARNYYVKKYSPKTSLTSQVFQEARKGTPMFVFGNGSGRKVIIVAGVHGNELPASIAAVKLINYLSGRKINGTVYVVPFLIPSSTARSYRYWNGKNPNSIANIPGTPTGRIVQIARERNVKAVGDFHSTRPGGVPGRTSILCTRRPTYESYTMASYMSRYSASALIPSQFAGRDYPGALEDVCNLQGIPAVTAEVRSPHGYASSTTVAKSYSQMIGFLKYNRII, from the coding sequence ATGAAATGGAAAATTTTAAAACCCTTAACGCTGGCCTTTGCACTCATAATGCTTTTTTCAAATGTACAGCTTGCAGCGGCCCTCCAGACAGAGATAATATACACGGGTACCGGGGGAGATGTGGCAAGGAACTATTATGTCAAAAAGTATTCCCCGAAGACTTCGTTAACATCCCAGGTCTTCCAGGAGGCCAGGAAGGGAACCCCCATGTTCGTGTTTGGTAATGGCAGCGGAAGAAAGGTTATAATTGTTGCAGGGGTCCACGGTAACGAGCTCCCTGCATCAATCGCTGCGGTTAAACTTATAAATTACCTTTCGGGCAGGAAGATCAACGGCACAGTCTACGTTGTCCCCTTCCTGATACCATCATCCACTGCAAGGAGTTACAGGTACTGGAATGGCAAAAACCCCAACAGCATAGCCAATATCCCGGGCACACCCACAGGCAGGATAGTCCAGATTGCACGTGAGAGGAACGTGAAGGCTGTGGGGGACTTCCACTCAACAAGGCCCGGAGGCGTACCCGGCCGGACATCCATCCTCTGCACGAGGAGACCAACATATGAAAGCTACACCATGGCATCCTATATGAGCCGCTACAGTGCTTCAGCACTCATACCGTCACAGTTTGCAGGCAGGGACTATCCAGGGGCCCTTGAGGATGTCTGCAACCTCCAGGGGATACCTGCAGTGACCGCTGAGGTCAGATCACCCCATGGCTATGCATCATCAACCACCGTTGCGAAATCCTACAGCCAGATGATAGGGTTTCTGAAGTATAACAGGATAATTTAA
- a CDS encoding FAD-dependent oxidoreductase has protein sequence MVLIVGSGAAGATAARELAFRGFDVTVIERGPCIEDRDAFRCYDESTGTPDLLSTSCVGGSTLVAAGNAVRVLEDRLKDYGVDISRDLDALEGELGVSELPETHIGRGTRLIMDAAESMGIRVRRMPKFIRPSECKPCGKCSFGCPRSAKWSAREFIVEAVEHGAELVTGTEVTGIIVEDGAVRGVTTSGGSFYDERVILAAGAIETPRLLMGAGIGAGKTFFMDTFITVGGLLDDVGFCDELQMAALIEMEDFILSPHFSTLLFPGEMKRSVLGLMVKIADEASGRVEPDRVVKHHTEADVKHLSEGAALAGSVLVAAGVRPDTLRSTHPRGAHPGGTAPIGRVVDENLETSLQGLFVADASVLPEAPGAPPILTIMALARRLARHISSD, from the coding sequence ATGGTTTTAATAGTTGGCTCGGGTGCTGCGGGTGCAACAGCAGCCAGGGAACTTGCATTCAGGGGCTTTGATGTAACGGTCATTGAAAGGGGTCCATGCATTGAGGATAGGGACGCCTTCAGGTGCTACGATGAAAGTACAGGAACCCCAGACCTCCTGAGCACAAGCTGTGTTGGCGGATCAACCCTTGTCGCCGCCGGAAACGCTGTAAGGGTACTTGAAGACCGCCTCAAGGACTATGGTGTTGATATCAGCAGGGACCTTGACGCCCTTGAAGGGGAACTGGGGGTGTCTGAGCTGCCCGAAACCCATATCGGTAGAGGCACAAGGCTAATCATGGATGCTGCGGAGTCAATGGGCATCAGGGTAAGGAGGATGCCCAAATTCATAAGGCCATCCGAATGTAAACCCTGTGGTAAATGTTCCTTCGGCTGTCCCAGGAGTGCCAAGTGGTCGGCGAGGGAGTTCATTGTTGAGGCAGTGGAGCATGGGGCTGAACTTGTCACAGGGACTGAAGTAACTGGTATTATAGTTGAGGATGGTGCCGTAAGGGGCGTTACGACATCAGGGGGCAGTTTCTATGATGAAAGGGTTATTCTGGCAGCCGGGGCAATTGAAACACCACGGCTCCTTATGGGGGCAGGTATAGGTGCAGGTAAAACATTCTTCATGGACACATTCATAACCGTGGGGGGCCTCCTTGATGATGTGGGGTTCTGTGATGAGCTGCAGATGGCTGCCCTCATTGAAATGGAGGACTTCATATTATCACCCCACTTCTCAACCCTCCTCTTCCCTGGGGAGATGAAGAGGAGCGTTCTTGGCCTGATGGTCAAGATCGCGGATGAGGCCTCTGGCCGTGTTGAACCAGACAGGGTGGTGAAACACCACACTGAAGCCGATGTGAAGCACCTCTCTGAGGGGGCTGCCCTTGCAGGTTCAGTCCTTGTTGCTGCAGGTGTAAGGCCGGACACACTGAGGTCAACACATCCAAGGGGCGCCCACCCCGGTGGAACAGCACCCATAGGCCGTGTTGTGGATGAGAACCTTGAAACTTCTCTGCAAGGCCTCTTTGTGGCTGATGCGAGCGTTCTACCCGAGGCACCTGGCGCGCCCCCGATACTTACAATAATGGCACTTGCAAGGCGACTTGCACGCCATATTTCATCAGATTAG
- a CDS encoding 4Fe-4S dicluster domain-containing protein, which translates to MKAWLKFSPRIVNKSIISEAIKKYDIDFNILRANITPRGGKMLVEISGPDEGKGIKFIEEAGIEVQPAMRVVKKDRDKCVDCGACLSLCPVNAICMEDDWEVKIDDQKCIGCSFCVNSCPTKAIMLFE; encoded by the coding sequence ATGAAGGCATGGCTTAAATTCTCACCGAGGATTGTTAACAAGTCAATAATCTCAGAGGCCATAAAGAAGTATGACATTGACTTCAACATCCTCAGGGCCAACATCACACCCCGGGGAGGTAAGATGCTGGTTGAGATCAGCGGCCCTGATGAGGGAAAGGGGATCAAATTTATAGAGGAGGCTGGAATCGAAGTACAGCCCGCCATGAGGGTTGTTAAGAAGGACAGGGATAAATGTGTGGACTGCGGTGCATGCCTCTCACTGTGCCCTGTAAACGCCATATGCATGGAGGACGACTGGGAAGTGAAAATCGATGACCAGAAATGCATCGGCTGCAGTTTCTGCGTGAACTCATGTCCAACAAAGGCCATAATGCTCTTTGAATAA
- a CDS encoding homocysteine biosynthesis protein → MKTIEEINQKIRDGDAVVVTAAEMTRIVAENGPKDAADEVDVVTTGTFGAMCSSGAFLNFGHSDPPIKMTRTYLNGVEAYSGLAAVDAYLGAAQPNRDPELGLDYGGAHVIEDLIRGREVELVAEAYGTDCYPLKNVETLISLDTINQAVMVNPRNCYQNYAVAVNSTPETLHTYMGTLLPNYGNVTYSSAGELSPLINDPYFQTIGTGTRIFLCGAQGYVVGEGTQHSTVGDRRNGVPVSASGTLMLKGNMKEMDPEYVRGATMPRYGPTLYVGAGIPIPVLNEDIAAATGISDEDIVCRVIDYGVPRRSRPVVMETNYRELKTGKIEINGVEVPTSPLSSIRKAHEIAEELKSWIERGEFLLTEPVENIPSRGCSTKPLEIRKPSIMVRELESKPVIITHEDDRLKGVARKMVENNINHIPVVDSEGILKGIVTSWDIADAVARGKTRLRDVMTRKVIVAGENEPVDVVARRIDKYNISGLPIVDEENRVKGIVTAEDISRLIGKIENRGESI, encoded by the coding sequence TTGAAGACAATTGAGGAGATAAACCAGAAGATCAGGGACGGAGATGCTGTGGTTGTAACTGCGGCAGAGATGACCCGGATAGTGGCCGAGAACGGTCCTAAGGATGCTGCAGATGAAGTGGATGTTGTTACAACAGGTACATTTGGTGCTATGTGTTCATCAGGTGCTTTCCTCAACTTCGGACATTCGGATCCACCCATAAAGATGACCAGGACATACCTCAATGGTGTTGAGGCCTACTCTGGTCTTGCTGCAGTGGACGCATACCTCGGCGCCGCACAGCCAAACCGCGACCCTGAACTGGGACTGGATTATGGGGGAGCACACGTAATAGAGGACCTCATAAGGGGCAGGGAGGTTGAACTGGTTGCAGAGGCCTACGGTACAGACTGCTACCCCCTGAAGAATGTTGAGACACTTATAAGTCTAGACACCATCAACCAGGCGGTCATGGTCAACCCAAGGAACTGCTATCAGAACTATGCTGTTGCGGTTAACTCCACACCCGAGACCCTCCACACCTACATGGGGACCCTTCTTCCAAATTATGGAAACGTGACCTATTCAAGCGCAGGTGAACTTAGCCCTCTGATAAACGATCCCTACTTCCAGACCATAGGTACAGGGACCAGGATTTTCCTCTGCGGCGCCCAGGGTTACGTGGTGGGTGAGGGCACCCAGCACTCAACGGTGGGGGACAGGAGGAACGGTGTACCGGTCTCGGCATCAGGCACACTCATGCTCAAGGGTAACATGAAGGAGATGGACCCTGAATATGTGCGTGGAGCCACAATGCCAAGGTACGGGCCGACGCTCTACGTCGGTGCAGGGATCCCCATACCGGTACTCAATGAGGACATAGCCGCTGCAACAGGAATCTCAGATGAGGATATAGTCTGCAGGGTTATTGACTACGGCGTCCCCAGGAGGTCCAGGCCGGTTGTCATGGAGACCAATTACAGGGAACTCAAGACCGGTAAGATAGAGATAAACGGCGTGGAGGTTCCAACATCCCCACTGTCATCAATCAGGAAGGCCCATGAAATTGCAGAGGAACTTAAGTCATGGATTGAGAGGGGCGAGTTCCTCCTCACCGAGCCCGTTGAGAACATACCATCAAGGGGATGCTCCACAAAGCCCCTTGAGATAAGAAAGCCATCCATTATGGTGAGGGAACTTGAAAGCAAGCCCGTCATAATAACACACGAGGATGACAGACTCAAGGGCGTGGCGAGGAAGATGGTTGAAAACAACATCAACCACATACCCGTCGTTGACAGTGAGGGTATCCTGAAGGGTATAGTGACATCCTGGGACATTGCAGACGCGGTTGCAAGGGGCAAAACAAGGCTTAGGGATGTGATGACCCGCAAGGTAATCGTGGCAGGGGAAAATGAACCCGTTGATGTCGTGGCGCGGAGGATAGATAAATATAACATCTCAGGTCTGCCAATAGTTGATGAAGAGAACCGTGTTAAGGGAATAGTAACAGCCGAGGATATATCAAGGCTTATTGGAAAGATAGAGAACAGGGGAGAGTCAATATGA